One Solea senegalensis isolate Sse05_10M linkage group LG3, IFAPA_SoseM_1, whole genome shotgun sequence genomic window carries:
- the si:ch73-335l21.1 gene encoding insulin receptor substrate 1-B, whose translation MDEPQSNEDVRKSGYLRKQKSMHRRYFVLRAASERGPARLEYYESEKKFRGKAPIPKKTVALETCFNINKRADSKNKHMIVLYTRAESFSVAAENEADQDEWYQAMVELQCKSKNPADGEAAGDYGVPSPGPAFKEVWQVKVWPKGLGQAKNLVGIYRLCLTEKTVNFVKLNSDAAAVVLQLMNVRRCGHSENFFFVEVGRSAVTGPGEFWMQVDDSVVAQNMHETLLEAMKALSEEFRQRSKSQSNSGPGGGATASNPISVPSRRHHPNPPPSQVGFTRRPRTEPPGGVNSGGNGANASPTPRDIFPRSRTASDGGKSEDGMTTPLQGPSSNPSTNGSSSNTPILRSKSVRSVPTTAAKTPLGLMRSISTPAPSPAQSLSSSSGHGSDFGGVTSSGTGPNCGTYSRLPSHRASVSGSPSDYGSSDEYGSSPGDHTLLPSPSLPGSSVGSVCSQSLGEEGANYILMGQRSSGGGGGGSNQGNLTSTSLPVPGTPTCVSQAHTRRVLRRSSSRECEAERRLLSKRASLPPMTLERLAPHQRRAEEPADEDSADYAIMSRSTSRESFTSNSSSTQRNSVLGPGSAGGGGYLDVSGEFRNEVSGGAGGNIDVGVDNGYMSMLPGVTQPPVSLSQSLAVSVPDSDSKPADDYMAMTPNNSVSPPQQIRPPPASDGYMIMSPNSSCSPDQRGGLSGGVWVGSGSADSRAGSDYMNMSPISTRSVNGSPPPPEHTSHLESSSQQQAPKMVYSYYSLPRSYKHNPSAGHFEDGPGRGRRHNGTCNRGIGGSKTIGVRQEQAAAGNSVVGRHLSLSSSSYSSSSASSESLGESEERTAQAVNTMAGGSQSKDGSKLQQRRGSGGLSKHNSHTRNRPVSLFVDVSKANTLPRVRENPVLPEPKSPGEYVSIEFKGEKCNQTGTGGGRGRGVRHGSTLPHSLNNQNPQHRPISCLGNFVPLSRSPSAPVTPPSASEYVNMDLGPSPSPSPLSLTPIVFPPFHTPPTPPTLAHAPKACDEGTAGPCEGGAEGAEAQIRESRESAPVAAESPTSCGDYTEMVFNLNSNNGPRSSSSVSPKAPSPSRTDPPVPVLSRGLEFPLSKPGLNPDHGAKVIRADLQGRRRHCSETFLASPSLPTSTSTSSSSTASLFPEHTQAVARRLGFESMLWGNGSVTDTPSQCIPPGQQSLPTNTQTSSTEQGLNYIDLDLVNKEGPHLGLDGPSGSQTSSRLLSVLGGPGMGGVGAAVGSSSSLNTYASIDFYKSEELRTHQNGNKEGTEC comes from the exons GTAAGAACCCAGCCGACGGTGAAGCTGCAGGAGACTATGGCGTGCCCAGTCCTGGTCCTGCATTCAAAGAAGTGTGGCAGGTGAAGGTGTGGCCCAAAGGTCTGGGTCAAGCTAAAAATTTGGTGGGCATCTATCGCCTTTGCCTGACTGAAAAGACGGTCAACTTTGTCAAGCTCAactctgatgctgctgctgtggtgctGCAACTGATGAATGTCAGACGCTGCGGCCATTCAGAAAACTTCTTCTTTGTTGAGGTGGGACGCTCTGCTGTGACAGGCCCGGGCGAGTTCTGGATGCAG GTGGATGATTCAGTGGTGGCCCAGAACATGCATGAAACTTTGCTTGAGGCCATGAAGGCATTGAGTGAAGAGTTCCGCCAACGCAGCAAATCACAATCAAACTCCGGCCCTGGTGGCGGTGCTACTGCCTCTAATCCCATCAGTGTTCCTTCACGCCGCCACCACCCAAACCCTCCTCCCAGCCAGGTGGGCTTTACCCGCCGGCCCCGAACCGAGCCCCCTGGAGGCGTGAACAGTGGAGGCAATGGGGCCAATGCTTCTCCCACACCACGGGACATCTTCCCAAGGTCTCGCACTGCCAGTGATGGGGGGAAAAGTGAGGATGGGATGACCACACCTCTCCAAGGACCGAGCTCCAATCCCTCCACCAATGGCTCATCCTCTAACACCCCAATCCTCAGGTCTAAGTCTGTCCGTTCAGTCCCCACCACAGCTGCTAAAACTCCTCTTGGGCTGATGCGCTCCATCTCAACCCCAGCACCCTCCCCAGCCCAAAGCCTCTCATCTAGTTCTGGGCATGGCTCTGACTTTGGAGGCGTAACATCTTCTGGCACTGGTCCAAATTGTGGTACCTACAGTCGACTTCCTTCCCATCGTGCCTCTGTCTCAGGCTCTCCCAGTGACTATGGCTCCTCAGATGAGTACGGCTCTAGTCCTGGGGATCACACGCTCCTTCCCTCCCCAAGTCTCCCTGGAAGCTCTGTTGGTAGTGTCTGCAGCCAATCTCTTGGTGAGGAGGGAGCAAACTACATCTTGATGGGTCAGCGAAgtagtggaggtggtggtggtggcagtAATCAGGGGAACTTGACGTCCACTTCCCTTCCAGTACCAGGAACACCAACCTGTGTCTCCCAGGCCCATACCAGGAGAGTGCTCCGTCGCTCCTCCAGTCGTGAATGTGAAGCTGAACGTAGGCTGCTGAGCAAGCGGGCTTCCTTACCTCCCATGACCCTGGAGAGGCTGGCCCCACATCAGCGTAGAGCTGAGGAACCAGCAGATGAAGATTCTGCTGATTATGCCATTATGTCGAGGAGCACTAGCCGTGAGTCCTTCACTTCCAACTCCTCTTCCACACAGAGGAACTCTGTCCTGGGTCCTGGGTCAGCAGGGGGTGGAGGATACTTGGATGTGTCTGGGGAGTTCAGAAATGAAGTGAGTGGTGGAGCAGGTGGTAATATAGATGTAGGTGTAGACAATGGGTATATGTCTATGCTTCCTGGTGTCACACAGCCTCCAGTATCCTTGTCCCAGTCATTGGCTGTCTCTGTCCCAGACTCAGACTCTAAACCTGCCGATGATTACATGGCCATGACCCCTAACAACAGTGTGTCCCCTCCACAGCAAATACGGCCTCCACCAGCCTCTGATGGCTATATGATAATGTCCCCGAATAGCAGCTGTTCTCCTGACCAACGTGGAGGTCTCTCTGGAGGGGTTTGGGTGGGCAGTGGTAGTGCAGACAGCAGGGCAGGGAGTGACTATATGAACATGTCTCCAATCAGTACACGTTCTGTAAATGGTAGCCCCCCACCTCCCGAACACACCAGCCATTTAGAATCCAGCTCTCAACAGCAAGCTCCAAAAATGGTGTATTCTTACTATTCCCTTCCCCGGTCATACAAACATAACCCTTCTGCTGGACACTTTGAAGATGGACCTGGACGAGGAAGAAGGCATAATGGGACTTGTAATAGGGGAATTGGTGGAAGTAAGACTATTGGAGTGCGTCAGGAGCAAGCAGCAGCCGGCAACTCAGTGGTAGGACGCCACCTGTCACTCTCCTCTTCGTCATACTCCTCCAGCTCAGCCAGCAGTGAGAGCCTTGGGGAAAGTGAGGAGCGAACTGCACAGGCAGTGAACACCATGGCTGGGGGATCTCAGTCTAAAGATGGGAGTAAGCTCCAGCAGAGACGGGGCTCTGGTGGATTGTCCAAGCATAACAGCCATACTAGAAACAGACCAGTGAGTCTGTTTGTTGATGTATCCAAGGCTAATACTCTTCCTAGAGTCCGTGAGAATCCTGTGCTCCCAGAACCTAAGAGCCCTGGGGAGTATGTGAGCATTGAGTTTAAGGGGGAGAAGTGCAACCAGACTGGGACTGGAGGAGGCCGTGGCAGGGGTGTCAGACATGGCTCAACACTGCCTCATTCCTTAAACAACCAGAATCCTCAACACAGGCCAATTTCTTGCCTAGGTAACTTTGTCCCTCTCTCCCGTAGTCCCTCTGCTCCTGTCACTCCCCCATCTGCATCTGAATATGTCAACATGGACCTGGGTCCTTCTCCATCCCCCTCACCTCTGTCCCTTACCCCAATAGTTTTCCCACCTTTCCACACCCCTCCTACGCCTCCAACTCTTGCTCATGCCCCAAAAGCTTGCGACGAAGGTACTGCTGGCCCTTGTGAAGGGGGCGCTGAAGGAGCTGAGGCCCAAATAAGGGAAAGCAGAGAAAGTGCTCCAGTGGCGGCTGAGTCCCCTACATCTTGTGGAGACTATACGGAGATGGTCTTCAACTTGAATAGCAACAATGGCCCAAGGTCATCATCAAGTGTCTCCCCCAAAGCCCCCTCCCCCTCTAGGACTGATCCTCCTGTTCCCGTATTATCACGTGGTCTGGAATTTCCCCTGTCCAAACCCGGACTAAATCCAGACCATGGGGCTAAAGTTATCCGTGCCGACCTCCAAGGACGCAGGCGACATTGCTCAGAAACCTTCCTTGCCTCGCCTTCTCTCCCCACTTCTACCTCTACATCCTCTTCGTCCACTGCCTCCCTATTTCCTGAACACACCCAAGCTGTGGCCCGTCGGCTGGGCTTTGAAAGCATGCTGTGGGGTAATGGTTCTGTGACTGATACCCCCAGTCAGTGCATCCCTCCTGGACAGCAATCCCTTCCCACAAACACTCAGACCTCATCCACTGAGCAAGGTCTTAACTACATTGACTTGGACTTGGTGAACAAAGAGGGCCCCCATTTGGGCCTGGATGGACCCTCAGGCAGCCAGACCTCCTCCCGGCTCCTCTCTGTACTGGGTGGTCCTGGGATGGGGGGAGTGGGTGCAGCAGTTGGCAGCAGCTCCAGCCTCAACACTTACGCCAGCATTGACTTCTACAAATCAGAGGAGCTGCGGACACATCAGAACGGAAACAAGGAAGGAACAG